One part of the Anaeromyxobacter sp. Fw109-5 genome encodes these proteins:
- the dut gene encoding dUTP diphosphatase: protein MPVTVKVRRVGQRGPPLELPRYETDGAAGLDLRADEPVTLAPGERRLVPTGLALEIPPGHEGQVRPRSGLAVRHGVGMVNAPGTIDSDYRGEVGVVLVNHGQEPVTFARGDRIAQLVIGPVVRAELALVEDLASSGRGGGGFGSTGR from the coding sequence ATGCCGGTGACGGTGAAGGTCCGGCGCGTGGGCCAGCGCGGCCCGCCGCTCGAGCTGCCCCGCTACGAGACCGACGGCGCGGCGGGGCTCGACCTGCGCGCCGACGAGCCGGTGACGCTCGCCCCGGGCGAGCGCCGGCTCGTCCCGACCGGCCTCGCCCTGGAGATCCCGCCCGGCCACGAGGGTCAGGTGCGCCCGCGCTCCGGCCTCGCCGTGCGACACGGGGTGGGGATGGTGAACGCGCCGGGCACGATCGACAGCGACTACCGCGGCGAGGTGGGCGTCGTGCTCGTGAACCACGGGCAGGAGCCCGTGACCTTCGCGCGCGGCGACCGCATCGCCCAGCTCGTCATCGGGCCCGTCGTGCGGGCCGAGCTCGCGCTCGTCGAGGATCTCGCGAGCAGCGGGCGCGGCGGCGGCGGGTTCGGCTCGACCGGACGTTGA
- a CDS encoding DUF503 domain-containing protein: protein MLRLTLHLPAPGSLKSKRHLVRSAIDRVKAKFNVSIAEVGENDLWQRSVIGVTAVGNDHGFVNETLDKVADFVGSMHGGQIQLTGRDLEIVSYGDHLGEDGGRTLADVEAEQAEQDEGWTEDGGDEDEEETR from the coding sequence GTGCTCAGGCTGACCCTGCACCTCCCGGCGCCGGGGTCGCTGAAGTCGAAGCGCCACCTCGTGCGGTCGGCGATCGACCGGGTGAAGGCGAAGTTCAACGTGTCGATCGCCGAGGTCGGCGAGAACGACCTCTGGCAGCGGAGCGTCATCGGGGTCACCGCGGTCGGCAACGACCACGGCTTCGTCAACGAGACGCTCGACAAGGTCGCGGACTTCGTCGGCTCGATGCACGGGGGGCAGATCCAGCTCACCGGGCGCGATCTGGAGATCGTCTCCTACGGCGATCACCTGGGCGAGGACGGCGGCCGCACCCTCGCGGACGTGGAGGCGGAGCAGGCCGAGCAGGACGAGGGCTGGACCGAGGACGGCGGCGACGAGGACGAGGAGGAGACCCGATGA
- a CDS encoding trypsin-like peptidase domain-containing protein translates to MSGWAALLAAAWMAAAPGDAPRLLYTEAKAPPAPPPSVQGLPELSRLAESVIPAVVGVVTTQAPPPGASDEQLRELFEKLNEGPRKGIGSGFVIHRDGWVLTNAHVVEGAEVIEVDLGNDGPRIKARVVGADAESDVALLKVDVKRPLPVVPLGDSDRVVVAEWVLVVGSPFGLDHTVTLGIVSHTGRTDIAPLGRPGTYDFIQTDASINPGNSGGPVVNLRGEVIGIATAVNATGQGIGFAVPINMAKEIVGQLRDRGRVVRSWLGVAVRERTRGEEAPAAGVVVTEVAAGGPAATAGVKVGDVITGFQGHEIRTPSRLRWYVSTAGVGREVELKTRRGEGPERSLRVSLAEVPAQEERRAAQARAAVDEGR, encoded by the coding sequence ATGTCGGGGTGGGCGGCGCTCTTGGCGGCGGCGTGGATGGCGGCGGCACCGGGCGACGCGCCGCGTCTGCTGTACACGGAGGCGAAGGCCCCTCCGGCGCCGCCCCCGAGCGTGCAGGGGCTGCCGGAGCTGTCGAGGCTCGCGGAGTCGGTGATCCCCGCCGTGGTCGGGGTGGTCACGACGCAAGCGCCACCCCCGGGCGCGAGCGACGAGCAGCTCCGCGAGCTGTTCGAGAAGCTGAACGAGGGTCCGCGCAAGGGGATCGGCTCGGGGTTCGTGATCCACCGCGACGGGTGGGTGCTCACGAACGCCCACGTGGTCGAGGGCGCGGAGGTGATCGAGGTCGACCTCGGGAACGACGGGCCGCGGATCAAGGCGCGCGTCGTCGGAGCCGACGCGGAGTCGGACGTCGCGCTCCTCAAGGTGGACGTGAAGCGGCCGCTCCCGGTCGTGCCGCTCGGCGACTCCGACCGCGTGGTGGTCGCCGAGTGGGTGCTCGTGGTGGGCAGCCCCTTCGGGCTCGACCACACCGTGACGCTCGGGATCGTGAGCCACACCGGGCGCACCGACATCGCCCCGCTCGGTCGCCCGGGGACGTACGACTTCATCCAGACCGACGCCTCGATCAACCCGGGCAACTCCGGAGGGCCCGTCGTGAACCTCCGCGGGGAGGTCATCGGCATCGCCACCGCGGTGAACGCGACGGGCCAGGGCATCGGCTTCGCCGTACCGATCAACATGGCGAAGGAGATCGTGGGGCAGCTCCGCGACCGCGGCCGCGTGGTGAGGAGCTGGCTCGGCGTCGCGGTGCGCGAGCGGACAAGGGGCGAGGAGGCCCCGGCCGCCGGGGTGGTCGTGACGGAGGTCGCCGCGGGGGGGCCGGCCGCGACCGCCGGGGTGAAGGTCGGCGACGTGATCACCGGGTTCCAGGGCCACGAGATCCGCACCCCATCGCGACTGCGCTGGTACGTCTCCACCGCGGGGGTGGGGCGCGAGGTCGAGCTGAAGACCCGGCGCGGGGAAGGGCCCGAGCGCTCGCTGCGGGTGTCACTCGCCGAGGTCCCGGCCCAGGAGGAGCGCCGGGCGGCCCAGGCCCGCGCCGCGGTGGACGAGGGACGCTAG
- the purB gene encoding adenylosuccinate lyase: MIPRYTRPEMGRIWTPERRYRIWLDVELAACEAMVRLGEVPPEDFETLRRAFDGHEFSAADVARIEEIERTVKHDVIAFLTFVEEKGGPAARHLHKGMTSSDVLDTTLAVQLAEATALLLGGVDRVMAAVKKRAHEHARTPMMGRSHGIHAEPITFGLKLAGWYDAWARRREAIARAGRTVAVGKISGAVGTFANVDPRVEAFVMERLALAGGEGAATQVVNRDRHADFFAALAVAGGTLEQHATEVRHLQRTEVREAEEPFTAGQKGSSAMPHKRNPILSENLTGLARLLRSYALAALEDVALWHERDISHSSVERVIGPDATIALDFALHRFAGMIENLRVYPERMLENLERTGGLYEAQRVLLALVGKGVARQEGYVHVQRNAMKVWEEKVDFRTALKRDPDVKRVLSDEEIDACFALDYHLKHVDTIFRRVFGPA; encoded by the coding sequence GTGATCCCGCGCTACACCCGGCCCGAGATGGGCCGCATCTGGACCCCGGAGCGGCGCTACCGCATCTGGCTCGACGTCGAGCTCGCCGCCTGCGAGGCGATGGTCCGCCTGGGGGAGGTCCCCCCGGAGGACTTCGAGACGCTCCGCCGCGCGTTCGACGGCCACGAGTTCTCGGCGGCGGACGTGGCGCGCATCGAGGAGATCGAGCGCACCGTCAAGCACGACGTCATCGCCTTCCTCACCTTCGTGGAGGAGAAGGGCGGCCCCGCCGCGCGCCACCTGCACAAGGGGATGACCTCCTCCGACGTGCTCGACACCACGCTCGCGGTGCAGCTGGCCGAGGCCACGGCGCTGCTCCTCGGCGGCGTGGACCGCGTCATGGCGGCGGTGAAGAAGCGCGCCCACGAGCACGCGCGGACGCCGATGATGGGCCGCAGCCACGGCATCCACGCGGAGCCCATCACCTTCGGGCTGAAGCTCGCCGGCTGGTACGACGCGTGGGCGCGGCGCCGCGAGGCGATCGCGCGCGCCGGGCGCACCGTGGCGGTCGGCAAGATCTCCGGGGCGGTCGGGACGTTCGCGAACGTCGATCCGCGCGTCGAGGCGTTCGTGATGGAGCGGCTCGCCCTCGCCGGCGGGGAGGGGGCGGCGACGCAGGTCGTCAACCGCGACCGCCACGCCGACTTCTTCGCCGCGCTCGCCGTCGCCGGCGGGACGCTCGAGCAGCACGCGACCGAGGTGCGCCACCTGCAGCGCACCGAGGTGCGCGAGGCGGAGGAGCCCTTCACCGCCGGCCAGAAGGGCTCGTCGGCGATGCCGCACAAGCGCAACCCCATCCTCTCCGAGAACCTCACCGGCCTCGCGCGCCTGCTCCGCTCCTACGCGCTCGCCGCGCTGGAGGACGTCGCGCTCTGGCACGAGCGCGACATCAGCCACTCCTCCGTGGAGCGGGTGATCGGCCCCGACGCCACCATCGCGCTGGACTTCGCGCTGCACCGCTTCGCCGGGATGATCGAGAACCTGCGCGTCTACCCGGAGCGGATGCTCGAGAACCTCGAGCGGACGGGCGGGCTGTACGAGGCGCAGCGCGTGCTCCTCGCGCTCGTGGGCAAGGGCGTGGCGCGGCAGGAGGGCTACGTCCACGTGCAGCGCAACGCGATGAAGGTCTGGGAGGAGAAGGTGGACTTCCGGACCGCGCTGAAGCGCGATCCCGACGTGAAGCGCGTCCTCTCCGACGAGGAGATCGACGCCTGCTTCGCGCTCGACTACCACCTGAAGCACGTGGACACGATCTTCCGCCGGGTGTTCGGCCCGGCGTAG
- the pnp gene encoding polyribonucleotide nucleotidyltransferase, producing the protein MTPIQKTARVGAQEILLETGKVAKQAHGSVWVRMGDSIVLVTVVSAAEKKEGIDFFPLTVDYQEKLFAAGRVPGSFFRREGRPTEKETLTSRIVDRSCRPLFAEGYPNETQIIATVISFDQENDTDVLALTGASAALHLSDIPFNGPIAGVRVGRVNGQFVANPTLAQRAEADLDVIMAASRDAIVMVEGGAKEVSEQVMVDALLFGQAAVRELLDAQDALRKATGDKPRRAFDPPKNDVALREKVKALTWEKVKEAYARNEKHDRYGRLSEIKKELLQALKEEAAGDAQKLAAIALREKEIKGYYEDVKYEYMRKMITDERRRIGGRGEADIRKITSEVGLLPRVHGSSLFTRGETQALVATTLGTAEDEQRVEMLTGMVFKRFMLHYNFPPFSVGEVKFLRSPGRREIGHGALAERALRQVMPPEDKFPYTVRIVSDIMESNGSSSMASVCGGCLSLMDAGVPIKAPVAGIAMGLIKEGEKIAILSDILGDEDHLGDMDFKVCGTAEGITSIQMDIKIGGVTREILERALAQAADGRKHILGEMAKAIATPRESISAYAPRITTIKIRPERIKDIIGPGGKTIKDITARTGTSINIEDDGSVSIASPSQDKVEAAIKMIRSLTQEAEIGKTYLGTVRKIAEFGAFVELFPGTDGLIHISELSDKRVKSVSDVLSEGEEVLVKVISVDRAGKIRLSRKEALAEAAGKKPEGAAETKGEPAK; encoded by the coding sequence ATGACCCCGATCCAGAAGACCGCTCGCGTCGGCGCGCAGGAGATCCTGCTCGAGACCGGCAAGGTCGCGAAGCAGGCTCACGGCTCCGTGTGGGTGCGGATGGGCGACTCGATCGTGCTCGTCACGGTCGTCTCGGCCGCCGAGAAGAAGGAAGGCATCGACTTCTTCCCGCTCACCGTCGACTACCAGGAGAAGCTCTTCGCGGCGGGCCGCGTCCCCGGCAGCTTCTTCCGCCGCGAGGGCCGGCCGACGGAGAAGGAGACCCTGACCTCCCGCATCGTCGACCGCTCCTGCCGGCCGCTGTTCGCCGAGGGCTACCCGAACGAGACGCAGATCATCGCGACCGTCATCTCCTTCGACCAGGAGAACGACACGGACGTCCTCGCGCTCACCGGCGCGTCGGCCGCGCTGCACCTCTCGGACATCCCCTTCAACGGCCCCATCGCCGGCGTGCGCGTCGGCCGCGTGAACGGCCAGTTCGTCGCGAACCCCACGCTCGCGCAGCGCGCCGAGGCCGATCTGGACGTCATCATGGCGGCCTCGCGCGACGCCATCGTGATGGTGGAGGGCGGTGCGAAGGAGGTGTCCGAGCAGGTGATGGTGGACGCGCTCCTCTTCGGCCAGGCGGCGGTGAGGGAGCTGCTCGACGCCCAGGACGCGCTCCGCAAGGCGACCGGCGACAAGCCGCGGCGCGCCTTCGACCCGCCCAAGAACGACGTCGCGCTCCGCGAGAAGGTGAAGGCGCTCACCTGGGAGAAGGTGAAGGAGGCCTACGCCCGCAACGAGAAGCACGACCGCTACGGCCGGCTCTCCGAGATCAAGAAGGAGCTCCTCCAGGCCCTGAAGGAGGAGGCCGCCGGCGACGCCCAGAAGCTCGCCGCGATCGCGCTCCGCGAGAAGGAGATCAAGGGCTACTACGAGGACGTGAAGTACGAGTACATGCGGAAGATGATCACCGACGAGCGCCGTCGCATCGGCGGCCGCGGTGAGGCCGACATCCGCAAGATCACGAGCGAGGTGGGGCTCCTCCCGCGCGTGCACGGCTCGTCGCTCTTCACGCGCGGCGAGACGCAGGCGCTCGTCGCGACCACCCTCGGCACCGCCGAGGACGAGCAGCGCGTCGAGATGCTCACCGGCATGGTGTTCAAGCGGTTCATGCTGCACTACAACTTCCCGCCGTTCTCCGTCGGCGAGGTGAAGTTCCTCCGCTCGCCGGGCCGCCGCGAGATCGGCCACGGCGCCCTCGCCGAGCGCGCGCTGCGCCAGGTGATGCCGCCCGAGGACAAGTTCCCGTACACGGTCCGCATCGTCTCCGACATCATGGAGTCGAACGGCTCGTCCTCGATGGCGTCGGTGTGCGGCGGCTGCCTGTCGCTCATGGACGCGGGCGTGCCCATCAAGGCGCCGGTCGCCGGCATCGCGATGGGGCTCATCAAGGAGGGCGAGAAGATCGCCATCCTCTCCGACATCCTCGGCGACGAGGATCACCTCGGGGACATGGACTTCAAGGTCTGCGGCACCGCCGAGGGCATCACGTCGATCCAGATGGACATCAAGATCGGCGGCGTGACCCGCGAGATCCTCGAGCGCGCGCTGGCGCAGGCGGCCGACGGGCGCAAGCACATCCTCGGCGAGATGGCCAAGGCGATCGCGACGCCGCGCGAGTCGATCAGCGCCTACGCGCCGCGCATCACGACCATCAAGATCCGGCCGGAGCGCATCAAGGACATCATCGGCCCCGGCGGCAAGACCATCAAGGACATCACCGCCCGCACCGGCACCTCGATCAACATCGAGGACGACGGCTCGGTGTCGATCGCGAGCCCGAGCCAGGACAAGGTCGAGGCGGCGATCAAGATGATCCGCTCCCTCACGCAGGAGGCGGAGATCGGGAAGACCTACCTCGGCACGGTCCGCAAGATCGCCGAGTTCGGCGCCTTCGTGGAGCTGTTCCCCGGCACCGACGGCCTCATCCACATCTCCGAGCTCTCGGACAAGCGGGTGAAGAGCGTCTCCGACGTCCTCTCCGAGGGCGAGGAGGTGCTCGTGAAGGTCATCTCCGTCGACCGGGCGGGCAAGATCCGGCTCTCTCGCAAGGAGGCGCTCGCGGAGGCCGCCGGCAAGAAGCCGGAGGGCGCCGCCGAGACGAAGGGCGAGCCCGCGAAGTAG
- a CDS encoding alpha/beta fold hydrolase, with the protein MPGGAPTPAILLPGIDGSGRLFAPLLAARPRHLAPEIVSFPPGEPLGYDALLDHVRAALPSRRFLLVAESFSGPLAVRLAAERPRGLAGLVLAAAFLHRPLHPLLHPIRGLVGARLFGFPMPAALVRHFMAGPDAPDALVREVQAAVGAATPEVMAHRALEALRADVRADLGRVAVPVLVLAPARDRLIRADVGDEILTLRPDAEVVRVDAPHMILQRAPHACLAHIEELAARTARPPVARTGGAAGATSPASRRRRGPHPP; encoded by the coding sequence ATGCCCGGCGGCGCGCCCACCCCGGCCATCCTGCTGCCCGGCATCGACGGGAGCGGCCGGCTGTTCGCGCCGCTCCTCGCGGCCCGGCCGCGGCACCTCGCGCCCGAGATCGTCTCCTTCCCGCCGGGAGAGCCGCTCGGCTACGACGCCCTGCTCGACCACGTCCGCGCGGCGCTGCCGTCCCGGCGCTTCCTCCTCGTCGCGGAGTCGTTCTCGGGCCCGCTCGCCGTCCGGCTCGCGGCGGAGCGCCCCCGCGGCCTCGCCGGGCTCGTCCTCGCGGCCGCCTTCCTGCACCGGCCGCTGCACCCGCTCCTGCATCCGATCCGCGGCCTCGTGGGCGCGCGCCTGTTCGGCTTCCCGATGCCGGCCGCGCTCGTGCGCCACTTCATGGCGGGGCCGGACGCGCCGGACGCCCTGGTGCGCGAGGTCCAGGCGGCGGTGGGGGCCGCCACGCCGGAGGTGATGGCGCACCGCGCGCTCGAGGCGCTCCGCGCCGACGTGCGCGCCGACCTGGGCCGGGTCGCCGTCCCGGTGCTGGTGCTCGCGCCCGCGCGCGATCGCCTCATCCGCGCCGACGTGGGCGACGAGATCCTGACGCTCCGCCCCGACGCCGAGGTCGTGCGGGTGGACGCCCCGCACATGATCCTGCAGCGGGCGCCGCACGCCTGCCTCGCGCACATCGAGGAGCTGGCCGCCCGGACCGCGCGGCCCCCGGTCGCGCGCACCGGCGGGGCGGCGGGCGCCACGAGCCCGGCGTCGAGACGCCGGCGCGGGCCTCACCCTCCCTGA
- a CDS encoding HAD family hydrolase, which yields MSRLAIFDLDGTLVDSVDDLAASVNHALAALGLPPRRRDEIRGFVGEGARLLLARAVAPRDELLEPALALWREHYDAHCLDRTRLFPGVEAALAGAGRALAVHTNKPGALARKILAGLGVAGRFAAVVGGDEAPRKPDPAGTLELMARVGAAPSDTLFVGDSRIDAATARAAGVALVAVTWGLGSRAELAAAGATVFVDDAGELAAYLR from the coding sequence GTGAGCCGGCTCGCCATCTTCGATCTCGACGGCACGCTCGTCGACTCGGTGGACGACCTCGCCGCCTCGGTGAACCACGCCCTCGCCGCGCTGGGGCTCCCGCCCCGCCGCCGCGACGAGATCCGCGGGTTCGTGGGAGAGGGGGCGCGCCTGCTCCTCGCCCGCGCCGTCGCCCCGCGGGACGAGCTGCTCGAGCCGGCGCTCGCGCTGTGGCGCGAGCACTACGACGCGCACTGCCTGGATCGCACGCGGCTCTTCCCCGGCGTGGAGGCCGCGCTCGCCGGCGCCGGCCGCGCGCTGGCCGTCCACACGAACAAGCCGGGGGCGCTCGCCCGCAAGATCCTCGCCGGCCTGGGCGTCGCGGGGCGGTTCGCGGCGGTCGTCGGAGGGGACGAGGCGCCGCGCAAGCCCGATCCCGCCGGGACGCTCGAGCTCATGGCGCGGGTGGGCGCCGCCCCCTCGGACACGCTCTTCGTGGGGGACAGCCGCATCGACGCCGCGACGGCGCGCGCCGCGGGTGTCGCGCTCGTGGCGGTGACCTGGGGCCTCGGCTCGCGCGCGGAGCTCGCCGCGGCGGGCGCCACCGTGTTCGTCGACGACGCGGGCGAGCTCGCCGCGTACCTGCGCTAG
- a CDS encoding phosphoribosylaminoimidazolesuccinocarboxamide synthase, translated as MIPDDKLRAQLPHTLRQLDLPSLGELYRGKVRDNYSRGDRIVMVTTDRVSAFDHVLGTIPFKGEVLSRLTAFWFEKVKDVAPTHVVDLPDPSVMVVKRAKPLPIEIVIRGYITGSLWRDYQAGKAGAYGIEWPKGLRKDQRFDRPIITPSTKAEYGKHDEPISEQELLSQGLVAPELWREATAVAERLFARGQEWALSRGLILVDTKYEMGVVDGKLVVIDEIHTPDSSRYWVADGYEDRFARGAEQEMLDKENIRQWLIKEHGFSGHGAPPPLSDDVRVMLARKYIEVFERLTGETFASEVGSVEDRIRRNLAAKGYLG; from the coding sequence ATGATCCCGGACGACAAGCTCCGCGCGCAGCTCCCCCACACGCTCCGCCAGCTCGACTTGCCTTCGCTCGGTGAGCTGTACCGCGGCAAGGTCCGCGACAACTACAGCCGCGGCGACCGGATCGTGATGGTGACGACCGATCGGGTCTCGGCCTTCGACCACGTCCTCGGCACCATCCCCTTCAAGGGAGAGGTGCTCTCCCGCCTGACCGCCTTCTGGTTCGAGAAGGTGAAGGACGTCGCCCCCACGCACGTCGTGGATCTGCCGGACCCCAGCGTGATGGTGGTGAAGCGGGCGAAGCCGCTGCCCATCGAGATCGTGATCCGGGGCTACATCACGGGCTCGCTCTGGCGGGACTACCAGGCGGGCAAGGCGGGCGCGTACGGGATCGAGTGGCCGAAGGGGCTCCGCAAGGACCAGCGCTTCGACCGCCCCATCATCACGCCCTCCACCAAGGCGGAGTACGGCAAGCACGACGAGCCCATCAGCGAGCAGGAGCTCCTCTCCCAGGGCCTCGTCGCGCCCGAGCTGTGGCGGGAGGCGACCGCGGTCGCGGAGCGGCTCTTCGCCCGCGGCCAGGAGTGGGCGCTCAGCCGCGGCCTCATCCTCGTGGACACGAAGTACGAGATGGGGGTGGTGGACGGGAAGCTCGTGGTCATCGACGAGATCCACACGCCGGACAGCTCCCGCTACTGGGTCGCGGACGGCTACGAGGACCGCTTCGCGCGCGGCGCCGAGCAGGAGATGCTCGACAAGGAGAACATCCGGCAGTGGCTCATCAAGGAGCACGGGTTCTCCGGCCACGGCGCGCCGCCTCCCCTCTCCGACGACGTGCGGGTGATGCTCGCGCGCAAGTACATCGAGGTCTTCGAGCGGCTCACCGGCGAGACCTTCGCGTCGGAGGTCGGCTCGGTCGAGGACCGGATCCGGCGCAACCTCGCGGCGAAGGGCTACCTCGGCTAG
- the rbfA gene encoding 30S ribosome-binding factor RbfA, with translation MSTHSRPARVAEEFRHGLADVIARGLKDPRVTGFITVTGAKMSPDLKEVTAYVSIHAEDAERERTLEGLKAASTFLQREVARSLRLRHTPHLRFVYDESVARGDRIERLLKEAREKDSHGES, from the coding sequence ATGAGCACCCACAGCCGTCCGGCCCGCGTCGCGGAGGAGTTCCGTCACGGGCTCGCGGACGTGATCGCCCGCGGCCTCAAGGACCCCCGGGTCACGGGCTTCATCACCGTGACCGGCGCCAAGATGTCGCCCGACCTGAAGGAGGTCACGGCGTACGTCTCGATCCACGCCGAGGACGCGGAGCGCGAGCGCACGCTCGAGGGGCTGAAGGCCGCCTCGACCTTCCTGCAGCGCGAGGTCGCGCGGAGCCTGCGGCTGCGGCACACCCCGCACCTGCGCTTCGTCTACGACGAGTCGGTCGCGCGCGGCGATCGCATCGAGCGGCTCCTCAAGGAGGCGCGCGAGAAGGACTCGCACGGCGAGTCGTGA
- a CDS encoding RNA methyltransferase, whose amino-acid sequence MEPGKVRIVLHRPQSADNVGAVARAMKNFGLSRLAIVAPPSWAGPPRSGGPGTAQEDVLARARRLARRASDVLEGAEIHADLRGALGPAVWVCGTTSREVEGRPRLDPGELAEEVLRRSAHGEVAVVFGQERRGLSDAELELCQAVCSIPTAPAYDSMNLAQSVAVLAYEIGRPRQVRAPAPAAAEPARHATLEALWERLQALLGEAGYLNPQNPEHILADLRRLLARAEPTQREVELVLAAVRALERKLRERAG is encoded by the coding sequence ATGGAACCGGGAAAAGTACGGATCGTCCTTCACCGCCCGCAGAGCGCAGACAACGTCGGCGCGGTCGCCCGGGCCATGAAGAACTTCGGCCTGTCCCGGCTCGCCATCGTGGCGCCTCCCTCCTGGGCGGGGCCGCCCCGGAGCGGGGGGCCAGGGACCGCCCAGGAGGACGTCCTCGCGCGTGCCCGCCGGCTCGCGCGCCGGGCCTCGGACGTCCTCGAGGGGGCCGAGATCCACGCCGACCTGAGGGGCGCGCTCGGCCCCGCCGTCTGGGTCTGCGGCACGACCTCGCGGGAGGTGGAGGGGCGGCCGCGGCTCGATCCCGGGGAGCTCGCGGAGGAGGTCCTGCGGCGCAGCGCGCACGGGGAGGTGGCGGTGGTGTTCGGGCAGGAGCGGCGCGGGCTCTCCGACGCGGAGCTCGAGCTCTGCCAGGCGGTGTGCTCCATCCCCACCGCGCCCGCCTACGACTCGATGAACCTGGCGCAGTCGGTGGCGGTGCTCGCCTACGAGATCGGGCGCCCGCGGCAGGTCCGCGCGCCGGCGCCCGCGGCGGCGGAGCCCGCCCGGCACGCGACGCTGGAGGCGCTGTGGGAACGGCTGCAGGCGCTCCTCGGCGAGGCGGGCTACCTGAACCCGCAGAACCCGGAGCACATCCTCGCGGACCTGCGCCGCCTGCTCGCGCGCGCGGAGCCCACGCAGCGCGAGGTCGAGCTCGTCCTCGCCGCGGTGCGCGCGCTCGAGCGGAAGCTGCGCGAGCGCGCGGGGTGA
- the truB gene encoding tRNA pseudouridine(55) synthase TruB, with protein sequence MTIAGVLVVDKPAGPTSFDVVQRVRRILRAPRAGHAGTLDPAATGVLAICVGDAVKLQQYLSDADKAYEATVAFGAATDTEDAEGRVVERGDPSRLTAEELRAVLPRFRGDISQVPPMYSAVRVGGRRLHEAARAGESVERAPRQVRVDALELLELLPLEPPQDRVEAAPVRLARFTVRCGKGTYVRTLAADLGRALGVPAHLAALRRTEASGFRAEEAVTLEEAERLGREALLARLVPLGDALRTFPVLEVSWAEARDLAHGRALRRELAPGKAAARAPDGRLVAVCAAGDRGLCPERVLLGPGDLGRAGAEER encoded by the coding sequence GTGACGATCGCGGGCGTCCTCGTCGTCGACAAGCCGGCCGGGCCGACCAGCTTCGACGTCGTGCAGCGGGTCCGGCGGATCCTGCGCGCGCCGCGGGCCGGCCACGCCGGCACGCTCGATCCCGCCGCCACCGGGGTCCTCGCGATCTGCGTCGGGGACGCCGTGAAGCTCCAGCAGTACCTCTCCGACGCGGACAAGGCCTACGAGGCGACGGTCGCCTTCGGCGCCGCCACGGACACCGAGGACGCCGAGGGGCGCGTCGTCGAGCGCGGCGATCCCTCGCGGCTCACCGCCGAGGAGCTCCGCGCCGTGCTCCCGCGGTTCCGCGGCGACATCTCCCAGGTCCCGCCCATGTACTCCGCGGTGCGGGTCGGCGGCCGCCGCCTGCACGAGGCCGCCCGCGCGGGCGAGTCGGTCGAGCGCGCGCCGCGCCAGGTGCGGGTGGACGCGCTGGAGCTCCTGGAGCTCCTCCCCCTCGAACCGCCCCAGGATCGCGTCGAGGCAGCGCCCGTGCGCCTCGCCCGGTTCACGGTGCGCTGCGGGAAGGGCACCTACGTGCGCACGCTCGCGGCGGACCTCGGCCGCGCGCTCGGGGTCCCCGCCCACCTCGCCGCCCTGCGCCGGACCGAGGCGAGCGGCTTCCGCGCGGAGGAGGCCGTGACGCTCGAGGAGGCAGAGCGGCTCGGGCGGGAGGCGCTCCTCGCCCGCCTCGTCCCCCTCGGAGACGCGCTGAGGACGTTCCCGGTCCTCGAGGTCTCGTGGGCGGAGGCGCGGGACCTCGCCCACGGGCGCGCCCTGCGGCGCGAGCTGGCGCCCGGTAAGGCGGCGGCGCGGGCGCCCGACGGGCGGCTCGTGGCCGTCTGCGCTGCGGGCGACCGGGGGCTTTGCCCCGAACGCGTCCTGCTCGGGCCGGGAGACCTGGGCCGGGCCGGCGCCGAGGAACGTTGA
- the rpsO gene encoding 30S ribosomal protein S15 translates to MALVQERKQELVTKYKRHEKDTGSPEVQVALLTERIAYLTEHFKTHKKDHHSRRGLLKLVGQRRRLLDYLRSIDQGRYKTLIDQLGIRK, encoded by the coding sequence ATGGCGCTGGTGCAGGAGCGGAAGCAGGAGCTGGTGACGAAGTACAAGCGGCACGAGAAGGACACCGGCTCGCCCGAGGTGCAGGTGGCCCTGCTGACGGAGCGGATCGCCTACCTCACGGAGCACTTCAAGACGCACAAGAAGGATCACCACAGCCGCCGCGGCCTGCTGAAGCTGGTCGGCCAGCGCCGGCGCCTGCTCGACTACCTCCGCTCGATCGACCAGGGGCGCTACAAGACCCTGATCGATCAGCTCGGCATCCGGAAGTAG